A region of Clostridium acetobutylicum ATCC 824 DNA encodes the following proteins:
- a CDS encoding alpha/beta fold hydrolase: MLHYVHVGNKKSPNTLLFVHGSGCNLKIFGELEKYLEDYNCILLDLKGHGESKGQCPSTVYGYIDNVANFITNSEVTKHQKNITLIGYSMGGAIVLGVALKKLPNVRKVVSLSGGARFDKLDKDFMEKIYHNQLDNNYLLECIGGIDNPLSEKYFETLEKDPDIMINDLIACKLIDLVDNLKNIDIPVKAIVAKDELLTLVEYSEIIKKEVENSELKIFETGKHFLLVVNAKGVAEEIKNFI, encoded by the coding sequence ATGTTGCATTATGTACATGTTGGAAACAAGAAAAGTCCAAATACACTGCTTTTTGTTCATGGAAGCGGATGCAATTTAAAAATATTTGGAGAACTTGAAAAATATTTAGAAGATTATAATTGTATACTTCTCGATTTAAAGGGACATGGTGAAAGTAAGGGTCAATGTCCTTCTACTGTATATGGCTATATTGATAATGTTGCTAACTTTATAACAAATAGCGAAGTAACTAAACACCAAAAAAATATTACTTTAATTGGATATAGCATGGGGGGAGCTATAGTTTTGGGAGTAGCATTAAAAAAATTGCCGAATGTAAGAAAAGTTGTATCCTTAAGCGGCGGTGCTAGATTTGACAAACTAGATAAAGATTTTATGGAAAAAATTTATCACAATCAACTTGACAATAACTATTTACTAGAATGTATTGGAGGTATAGATAATCCACTATCTGAAAAATATTTTGAAACACTTGAAAAGGATCCAGATATAATGATAAATGATTTGATTGCCTGTAAGCTTATTGATTTAGTTGATAATTTAAAAAATATAGATATACCCGTAAAGGCAATTGTAGCAAAAGATGAGCTACTTACTCTAGTAGAATATTCCGAAATCATAAAGAAAGAAGTTGAAAATTCAGAATTAAAAATCTTTGAAACCGGTAAGCATTTCCTATTAGTAGTAAATGCTAAAGGAGTAGCTGAAGAAATTAAAAACTTCATATAA
- a CDS encoding zinc dependent phospholipase C family protein: MITNTHLLISYIVYKNLYNNFNFKLDMAAFALGNIKPDFINKEIKCSHTLNESLDSLIEYSNKLVKYNNSIRKFSLALGIVCHYICDYFCIYHRDGNEKKGILEHLIYEVKLDSNFTMMFLKGKLNYFGCRDYGGSIKKIIFNIEKEYKLEEKDFKRDIKYALFAAIESSKFIVYSSKLYGN; encoded by the coding sequence ATGATAACTAATACCCATTTGCTTATTTCATACATTGTATATAAAAACTTGTATAATAATTTTAATTTTAAATTGGATATGGCTGCATTTGCTTTGGGAAATATAAAGCCGGATTTTATTAATAAAGAAATAAAGTGTTCACACACATTAAACGAAAGCTTAGATTCTTTAATTGAATATTCTAATAAACTTGTTAAGTATAACAATTCAATAAGAAAGTTTTCTCTAGCATTAGGAATTGTTTGTCATTATATTTGTGACTATTTTTGTATATATCACAGAGACGGAAATGAAAAAAAGGGGATTTTAGAACATTTAATTTATGAGGTAAAGCTTGATAGTAATTTTACAATGATGTTTTTAAAAGGAAAACTAAATTATTTTGGATGCAGAGATTATGGTGGCAGCATTAAAAAAATAATATTTAATATTGAAAAAGAATATAAGCTTGAGGAAAAGGACTTTAAAAGAGATATAAAATATGCACTATTTGCAGCTATAGAAAGCTCTAAATTTATAGTTTATTCAAGTAAACTTTATGGCAATTAA
- a CDS encoding methyl-accepting chemotaxis protein, with the protein MVNSNLLNKTEKKMNSFLFTLSLSMPVIAFIFVKFFLNGTYYKDSIAFIGCPIALLVKLFEKPLNKYAKYLYISIIPFIGGIVIAYSNDGKFGAMTQAYFLMLLLAVAYYDRKVVLVESIVTIASNSIMGFIFKDSFLKLNSFPVWIFLLFEFVTAAIIAAVVADQTYKIFCNLETKESESNKLLDSQKRLTKSVRNIVNTLKNSSSFIYDSINNFNSSSQQISQSSQQIASGSINQNNEVEITFKTFNNLANSITNAEDKINTTIDSINNLKSNNNSGMASIDDLSDKFNENITSTTTVFNEVENLSQKSNSIRNIIQTINGIAEQTNLLALNAAIEAARAGESGKGFAVVAEEIRKLAEQSSSSTKEVSDILSEIINIVHTTQKTMKHNKEIMSESDNKLSTTVDCFKSILVSSDNIVDLINLLNEELKKIKKLKDISLDSMKKLSTLCEESAAATEEVSASTEEQAASIETIVNSMNEVNSTISDLSNLLSEGNNK; encoded by the coding sequence ATGGTGAATTCCAATTTATTAAATAAAACCGAAAAAAAAATGAATTCTTTTTTATTTACACTAAGTCTTTCGATGCCCGTTATAGCATTTATTTTTGTAAAATTCTTTTTAAACGGAACTTATTATAAAGATTCAATTGCATTCATAGGCTGTCCTATAGCATTATTAGTAAAATTATTTGAAAAACCTCTTAACAAATATGCAAAATATTTGTATATTTCTATAATTCCTTTTATCGGCGGAATAGTTATCGCATATTCTAATGATGGAAAATTTGGCGCTATGACTCAAGCTTATTTTCTAATGTTGTTATTGGCTGTAGCATATTATGATAGGAAAGTAGTTTTGGTAGAAAGTATTGTAACAATAGCTTCAAATTCTATAATGGGCTTTATTTTTAAGGATTCATTTTTAAAATTAAACAGTTTTCCTGTATGGATTTTTTTATTATTCGAATTTGTGACAGCTGCTATAATAGCTGCTGTGGTTGCTGATCAGACTTACAAAATATTTTGTAATCTTGAGACTAAAGAGTCTGAATCCAATAAACTATTAGATTCGCAGAAAAGGTTAACAAAAAGCGTACGTAATATAGTTAATACCTTAAAAAATTCTTCCAGCTTTATATATGATTCAATAAATAATTTCAACTCCTCATCTCAGCAAATATCACAATCTTCTCAACAAATTGCCTCAGGCTCAATAAATCAAAATAACGAAGTTGAAATTACTTTTAAAACTTTTAATAATTTAGCAAATAGCATAACAAATGCAGAGGATAAAATAAACACTACTATAGATAGTATTAATAATTTAAAATCAAATAATAACTCAGGTATGGCTTCTATAGATGATCTTTCAGATAAATTTAATGAAAATATAACCTCAACAACTACCGTATTTAATGAAGTTGAAAATTTATCACAAAAATCAAATTCAATAAGAAATATAATACAAACTATAAATGGAATTGCAGAACAAACAAATCTTTTAGCTTTAAACGCTGCAATAGAAGCTGCTAGAGCTGGTGAATCCGGAAAAGGTTTTGCTGTAGTCGCAGAAGAAATAAGAAAACTTGCAGAACAATCTTCCTCATCTACAAAAGAAGTGTCAGATATACTTAGTGAAATAATAAACATCGTTCATACCACTCAAAAAACCATGAAACATAATAAAGAAATAATGAGTGAATCTGATAATAAATTATCAACAACCGTAGACTGTTTTAAATCAATTTTAGTATCTTCTGATAATATAGTTGATCTAATAAATTTACTAAATGAAGAACTTAAAAAAATAAAAAAATTAAAGGATATTTCACTTGATTCTATGAAAAAACTTTCTACACTTTGTGAAGAATCTGCTGCTGCAACAGAAGAAGTAAGTGCATCCACAGAAGAACAAGCTGCTTCTATTGAAACTATTGTAAATTCAATGAATGAAGTAAATTCTACTATAAGCGATTTATCTAATCTTTTAAGTGAAGGGAATAATAAATAA
- a CDS encoding ketoacyl-ACP synthase III: MLSNNAVIKDIAYYHPDNLVGNDYFIEHFDKQGIDIRGLLKSSGRKYRYISDDENETILTMGIKAAEKLIEKSDIDPQKINSIIFSTSTPEYISPTNAIKLHESIRAGSKSTVYDLNANCAGMLVAIDQASRAMRSNPDIKYSLIVGSDQLNRYSRFDEAITYANFGDSACAIILENTYNTDNGFIDSDSYTNSSTHDKIVLPAKGLSSTIHNKHLSVKDKLVHWTRFDNTGTFFSAKISIETLLKKNNLKKSDIKKYFLSQFAVQSIQYICAQLNEDENKFVFIGDKYGYTGTTSPLLAFAKTIENNELNKGDYVIFWTVGAGSTCECILYRY, translated from the coding sequence TTGTTAAGTAATAATGCTGTTATTAAAGACATAGCGTACTATCACCCCGATAATTTAGTTGGTAATGACTACTTTATAGAGCATTTTGACAAGCAAGGTATAGACATACGAGGCCTATTAAAATCTTCTGGTAGAAAATATAGATACATATCTGATGATGAAAATGAGACCATACTTACAATGGGAATCAAAGCAGCAGAAAAGCTCATAGAAAAATCGGATATAGATCCACAAAAAATAAACTCTATAATATTTTCTACTAGCACACCTGAGTATATTTCTCCTACCAACGCAATAAAACTTCACGAATCTATAAGAGCAGGTTCTAAATCAACAGTTTACGATTTAAATGCTAATTGCGCTGGCATGCTTGTGGCAATCGACCAAGCTAGCAGAGCTATGAGGAGTAATCCTGATATAAAGTATTCTCTAATTGTAGGTTCTGATCAACTAAATAGATACTCAAGATTTGATGAGGCTATTACATATGCAAACTTTGGAGATTCCGCTTGTGCAATCATATTGGAAAACACATATAATACCGATAATGGTTTTATAGATTCGGATTCGTATACTAATTCAAGTACACATGATAAAATCGTTCTTCCTGCTAAAGGTCTATCATCTACAATACACAACAAGCACTTATCTGTTAAAGATAAGCTAGTGCATTGGACACGCTTTGACAACACTGGTACTTTTTTTAGTGCAAAAATATCTATAGAAACACTTCTAAAAAAAAATAACCTAAAAAAAAGTGATATAAAGAAATACTTTCTTTCACAATTTGCTGTACAAAGTATTCAATATATATGTGCTCAATTAAATGAAGATGAGAATAAATTTGTATTTATAGGAGATAAATACGGATACACTGGTACAACAAGTCCATTATTAGCTTTTGCAAAAACCATAGAAAATAATGAACTAAATAAGGGCGATTATGTTATCTTTTGGACAGTTGGAGCTGGTTCAACATGTGAATGCATACTCTACAGATACTAA
- the hypF gene encoding carbamoyltransferase HypF — MFKRLLLKIEGIVQGVGFRPFVYRQASLLGLKGWVSNNSAGVYIDVEGESSNLYEFIDKLKYDKPFLCRIENIAIEEKTAVNYRSFKIKRSEDKYNKTTLISPDIGICEKCIEDITNPSSKRYKYPFASCTNCGPRFSILKAIPYDRKNTTMNKFKLCSACDKEYNDYNNRRFYAETNSCKICGPHIWIENHNGVKIEVDDELNWTRKKLKEGKIFAIKGLGGFQLVCDAENEEAIKKLRQKKNRQHKPFAVMVKDIETAKKYCSVNYKEEKLLKSKVKPIVILNRSNYNKIPKVIAPYQKTLGVMLPYTPLHYLLFSDDIEVLIMTSANAHGLPLEYKNESAIDKLGNIADYFLQHNRDINVPIDDSIVRVVNGQECVIRRARGYTPNPIKSDNVREILACGSNMKNTFCIAKNNFMFLSQYNGDLENVETIDRYINNIRHFEKIFKFTPGYIACDMHPNYLSIIYDNYSKLPKIEVQHHHAHIVSCLTENKVKGKVIGIAYDGTGYGTDKKVWGGEFFICDTKKFIRLAHLKYVKMPGAEMAIRENWRMAVAYIYSVFESGKYNEKHLLKTIMKLYGEKAIKLIDIIKANINCPETSSMGRLFDAAASLIGVRDNITYEGQAASELEAVIELKCKQYYEYDIRFKDDNYIIEGDKVIKGIIQDKISGVTMGEMSSKFHNTVVEFSKDVCKLLRKKTAINQVALSGGVFQNSYLLKNLVDSLKKEAFIVYTNKEIPTNDGGIALGQIIVANEILNNREGIK, encoded by the coding sequence ATGTTTAAAAGGTTATTATTAAAAATAGAAGGGATTGTACAAGGTGTGGGTTTTAGACCTTTTGTTTATAGACAGGCTAGTTTGCTTGGTTTAAAGGGTTGGGTCAGCAATAATTCTGCTGGGGTATATATTGATGTAGAAGGTGAAAGTTCAAATTTATATGAATTCATTGATAAACTGAAATATGATAAACCTTTTTTGTGTAGAATAGAAAATATCGCTATTGAGGAAAAAACAGCTGTGAATTACAGGAGTTTTAAAATAAAAAGAAGTGAGGATAAATATAATAAAACTACTCTCATTTCCCCTGATATAGGTATATGTGAAAAATGTATTGAGGATATCACAAATCCATCAAGTAAAAGGTATAAGTATCCCTTTGCTAGTTGTACAAATTGTGGACCTAGATTTTCTATATTAAAGGCTATTCCGTATGATAGAAAAAACACGACTATGAACAAATTTAAGCTGTGTTCAGCTTGTGATAAAGAATACAATGATTATAACAATAGGAGATTTTATGCTGAAACTAATTCCTGCAAAATTTGCGGTCCTCATATTTGGATTGAAAATCATAATGGAGTAAAAATAGAAGTCGATGACGAATTAAATTGGACAAGAAAAAAGCTTAAAGAAGGCAAAATTTTTGCTATAAAAGGCTTAGGCGGCTTTCAACTTGTTTGTGACGCAGAGAATGAAGAAGCAATAAAGAAGCTTAGACAGAAGAAGAATAGACAACATAAACCATTTGCTGTTATGGTTAAAGATATTGAAACTGCAAAAAAGTATTGCAGTGTAAATTATAAAGAAGAGAAATTACTAAAAAGTAAAGTAAAACCTATAGTTATACTAAATAGATCTAATTATAATAAAATACCTAAGGTGATAGCTCCATATCAAAAAACATTGGGAGTTATGCTTCCATATACTCCATTACATTACTTGCTATTTTCAGATGATATAGAGGTTCTTATAATGACTAGTGCAAATGCCCATGGACTGCCTTTGGAGTATAAAAATGAAAGCGCAATTGATAAACTGGGAAATATTGCAGATTATTTTTTGCAACATAATAGAGATATAAATGTGCCAATAGATGATTCAATTGTAAGGGTAGTAAATGGACAAGAATGTGTTATAAGACGAGCACGAGGATATACACCAAATCCAATTAAAAGTGATAACGTAAGAGAAATATTGGCTTGTGGATCTAATATGAAGAATACATTTTGTATAGCAAAGAATAATTTTATGTTTTTAAGTCAATATAATGGCGATTTAGAAAATGTGGAAACCATAGATAGGTACATAAATAACATTAGACATTTTGAAAAAATATTTAAATTTACTCCGGGGTATATAGCTTGTGATATGCATCCCAATTATTTATCTATTATATACGACAATTATTCAAAGCTACCTAAAATAGAGGTTCAGCACCATCATGCTCATATAGTTAGTTGTTTAACAGAAAATAAAGTTAAAGGAAAAGTTATAGGAATTGCCTATGATGGGACAGGGTATGGAACAGATAAAAAAGTATGGGGAGGGGAATTTTTTATTTGTGATACAAAAAAGTTTATCAGGCTTGCACATCTTAAATATGTGAAAATGCCTGGCGCTGAAATGGCAATAAGAGAAAATTGGAGAATGGCTGTAGCTTATATTTACAGTGTTTTTGAATCTGGTAAATATAATGAAAAACACTTATTGAAAACTATAATGAAATTATATGGTGAAAAGGCAATTAAGCTTATAGATATAATTAAAGCAAATATAAATTGTCCGGAAACCTCTAGTATGGGGCGCTTATTTGATGCAGCTGCAAGCTTAATTGGAGTTAGAGATAATATTACGTATGAAGGACAGGCAGCTAGTGAGCTTGAAGCAGTTATTGAATTAAAATGTAAGCAGTATTATGAATATGATATAAGATTTAAAGATGATAACTATATTATAGAGGGTGATAAAGTTATAAAAGGTATTATACAAGATAAAATATCAGGGGTTACCATGGGGGAGATGTCCTCTAAATTTCATAATACTGTAGTTGAATTTTCAAAGGATGTATGTAAATTGCTTAGGAAGAAAACTGCGATTAATCAGGTAGCCTTAAGCGGTGGAGTATTTCAAAATTCCTATTTGTTAAAAAATTTAGTTGATTCTTTAAAAAAAGAGGCTTTTATAGTTTATACAAATAAAGAAATACCAACAAATGATGGAGGTATTGCCTTAGGACAGATCATTGTGGCAAACGAAATTTTAAATAATAGAGAAGGAATAAAATAA
- a CDS encoding pectate lyase produces the protein MLKQTKRRLSKAVVSAVILSSVSFYGMSSSIKANASSRFNAQVGKSVGSTLQDVVTVATFDELKAAVASATSGQTIQIAANKLDCTSQLVLDKIDSNITIEAADGYTPVLDFTSFRTTAQKLSPKKTGDAYTGIRITGGQYTIKGLIVEKAYDNGILIKPNFDQANPENTNVGKPDNNTIVNCVFRYNGDAGIQISGSKGLEKLGKDVRPNNTHVTGCVAYRNFDILTSGGNADGFAAKLYLGTGTVFSHCVSAENSDDAWDSFGVNDVDVTYDHCVAYHNGDPKVFTGDYDKANNLPVDTDMTVGKCSGNGNGFKMGSGSSKYGPQTSGVRNLTDCTAVDNISKGFDENNGSGTINLTNGMGFGNLKGDYVLDLMKAGTFENAQAFRVKGLKQPSGGTVSIVDTTRQAAIRAEFDSSIAKMREEIRENKIPSYMNFSFWK, from the coding sequence ATGTTAAAGCAAACTAAAAGGAGATTATCAAAAGCGGTTGTTTCGGCAGTTATTTTATCAAGTGTATCTTTTTATGGGATGTCATCAAGTATAAAGGCAAATGCCTCTTCTAGATTTAATGCACAGGTAGGTAAATCAGTAGGTTCAACATTACAGGATGTTGTTACCGTTGCTACTTTCGATGAATTAAAGGCAGCAGTTGCTTCGGCAACAAGTGGTCAAACAATACAAATAGCAGCTAATAAACTTGATTGTACAAGCCAGTTGGTTCTTGATAAAATTGACTCAAATATTACTATAGAAGCAGCAGATGGATATACTCCAGTGCTTGATTTTACATCTTTTAGAACAACGGCTCAAAAACTTAGCCCAAAGAAAACCGGAGATGCCTATACTGGAATTAGAATAACAGGTGGACAGTATACGATAAAGGGTCTTATAGTTGAAAAAGCTTATGACAATGGAATTCTTATAAAGCCAAATTTTGATCAAGCTAACCCTGAGAATACTAATGTTGGAAAGCCAGATAACAATACTATTGTTAATTGTGTATTCCGTTATAATGGTGATGCAGGTATTCAAATTTCGGGAAGTAAGGGACTTGAAAAGTTAGGAAAGGATGTACGCCCTAATAATACCCATGTAACAGGATGTGTAGCTTATAGAAACTTTGACATTTTAACAAGTGGTGGAAATGCTGACGGTTTTGCAGCTAAATTATATCTTGGAACTGGAACTGTATTTTCACACTGTGTATCTGCTGAAAATTCAGATGATGCATGGGATAGTTTTGGAGTAAATGATGTTGATGTAACTTATGATCATTGTGTAGCATATCACAATGGAGATCCTAAGGTATTTACAGGTGATTACGATAAGGCAAACAATCTTCCTGTAGATACTGATATGACAGTTGGAAAATGCAGTGGTAATGGTAATGGATTTAAAATGGGTTCGGGTTCTTCAAAATATGGACCTCAAACCAGTGGTGTTAGAAATCTTACAGATTGCACAGCAGTTGATAACATCTCAAAGGGTTTTGATGAGAATAATGGAAGTGGTACTATAAATCTTACAAATGGCATGGGCTTTGGAAATTTAAAAGGTGACTATGTACTTGATTTGATGAAGGCTGGAACATTTGAAAATGCACAAGCTTTTAGAGTAAAAGGCTTAAAGCAACCAAGTGGAGGAACTGTATCAATTGTAGATACAACAAGACAAGCAGCTATAAGAGCTGAGTTTGATAGTTCAATAGCAAAAATGAGAGAGGAAATTAGAGAAAATAAAATTCCTTCATACATGAATTTTAGTTTCTGGAAATAA
- a CDS encoding sensor domain-containing diguanylate cyclase: MKKIIVVIVLIILWLGIHNYLFNNKTVRVNVYKGNINLKNYDFDKNKIVKLEGQLELYNNKLLIPSELKGEKSSRYLTVPSELKDQLKGKVDEYMTLHLMVQAKDDVVYGLKIDELLMDSKVWINGILQDKAGIVNKSYYSERQVYLPGYYYFTAKNGIIDIVIQPSNHINIFHVIKPIYFSTKDKIMNEFIINASIDLIVFGGLIVTELIFLIIAFKLKKSKVLLYLSILGVFVQFKCLFLNEIIIVHLFPYISFEILSKIDVLTNYLWIPVYVLFIKKKFYDLSNKIVYGIFVFYFVYITMCIVTDNILYDKFMFFAQPILYIIIIIILVFLIGKIRNKVVGSGVSIVAFSIVILNCINDSPADGGAVYSRSSFVISMFILILIETCTIVAKYCSEIIQIEKLRHENKLIYEKSIKDNLTGMYNRNHIEEILDKEISDYIRYKKLFTILMMDIDYFKSINDKYGHLVGDNVLSVVSNAIIRNLRKEDFVGRYGGEEFIVVFPNTDKKEAFIIAERIRTDIENLLFENGIRVTISGGIYENSSFSKKVCIHNADRLLYYAKESGRNRIKM, translated from the coding sequence ATGAAAAAAATTATAGTTGTTATTGTATTAATTATTTTATGGTTAGGTATACATAATTATCTGTTTAATAATAAAACAGTTAGGGTAAATGTTTATAAAGGAAACATAAATTTAAAGAATTATGATTTTGACAAAAATAAAATTGTAAAATTAGAAGGTCAATTAGAACTTTACAATAACAAATTGCTAATTCCATCTGAGTTGAAGGGAGAGAAAAGCAGTAGATATTTAACGGTGCCTAGTGAATTAAAAGATCAGCTTAAAGGAAAAGTTGATGAGTATATGACGCTTCACTTAATGGTGCAAGCTAAAGATGATGTAGTTTATGGCTTAAAGATAGATGAGCTTTTAATGGATTCTAAAGTTTGGATAAATGGAATTCTACAGGATAAAGCTGGGATAGTTAACAAGAGTTATTATAGTGAAAGACAGGTATACTTACCTGGATACTACTATTTTACCGCGAAAAATGGCATTATAGATATAGTAATTCAACCTTCAAATCACATAAATATTTTTCATGTGATTAAGCCTATATATTTTAGTACAAAAGATAAAATTATGAATGAATTTATAATAAATGCAAGCATAGATCTTATAGTGTTTGGTGGGTTAATAGTTACAGAGTTAATATTTTTAATTATAGCTTTTAAGCTTAAAAAAAGCAAAGTATTACTATACCTTTCAATACTAGGAGTTTTTGTTCAATTTAAATGTCTTTTTCTTAATGAAATAATAATAGTACACTTATTTCCATACATATCTTTTGAAATATTGAGTAAAATTGATGTTCTGACAAACTATTTATGGATACCAGTCTATGTATTGTTTATAAAGAAGAAATTTTATGATTTATCTAATAAAATAGTTTATGGAATATTCGTTTTTTATTTTGTATATATAACAATGTGTATTGTAACAGATAATATACTTTATGATAAATTTATGTTTTTTGCTCAGCCTATATTGTACATTATAATAATTATTATATTAGTGTTTTTAATAGGAAAGATAAGAAATAAAGTAGTAGGAAGTGGAGTGTCAATTGTTGCATTTTCTATAGTAATATTAAATTGTATAAATGATTCACCAGCTGATGGCGGGGCAGTATATAGCAGATCAAGTTTTGTAATATCAATGTTTATTCTTATACTTATTGAAACTTGTACAATAGTAGCTAAGTATTGTTCCGAAATCATTCAAATTGAAAAATTGAGACATGAAAATAAGCTTATATATGAAAAATCCATAAAAGATAATCTTACGGGAATGTATAATAGAAACCACATAGAGGAAATACTGGATAAAGAGATTAGTGATTACATTAGATATAAAAAATTATTTACTATACTTATGATGGATATAGATTATTTTAAATCAATTAATGATAAGTATGGTCATTTAGTAGGAGATAATGTTCTGAGTGTAGTAAGTAATGCTATAATAAGAAATTTAAGAAAAGAAGATTTTGTTGGAAGATATGGAGGGGAAGAATTTATAGTTGTTTTTCCAAATACAGATAAGAAAGAGGCTTTTATAATAGCGGAAAGAATTAGAACAGACATAGAGAATCTGTTATTTGAAAATGGTATAAGAGTGACTATAAGTGGTGGAATATATGAAAACTCCAGTTTTAGTAAGAAGGTATGTATACATAATGCTGATAGACTTTTATATTATGCTAAAGAAAGTGGAAGAAATAGAATTAAAATGTAG
- the hypD gene encoding hydrogenase formation protein HypD: MKYVDEFRNGDYAKTLVRLIQKLTKKKINIMEICGSHTMAIFRYGIKDILPSNIRLISGPGCPVCVTSQGYIDTALELSLSREVIIATFGDMIRVPGTKTSLMKRKAEGADIKIVYSPMDALTLAENNPLKKVVFLSVGFETTTPITAITILEAKKRGVKNIFFLTSNKMVPPVMRTLVEDKELNITGFLLPGNVSAIIGKKPYEFLSSEYNVSGVVTGFEPLDILKGLKVLIDIINNNASVIVNEYKRVVRDEGNVTALRYIKEVFEVTDSTWRGIGNIEKSGYKINTEYEQFDAVKQFNINYKECDSSSECRCGDILKGKITPIECSLFKKACTPDHPVGSCMVSYEGVCAAYYKFLNT, translated from the coding sequence ATGAAATATGTTGATGAATTTAGAAATGGGGATTATGCAAAAACTCTTGTGAGATTAATACAGAAACTTACTAAGAAAAAAATAAATATAATGGAGATATGCGGCAGTCATACTATGGCTATATTTAGATATGGAATTAAAGATATACTTCCAAGTAATATAAGGTTGATTTCTGGGCCGGGGTGTCCCGTTTGTGTTACGTCTCAAGGTTATATTGATACTGCTTTAGAGCTTTCTTTAAGTAGAGAGGTTATCATTGCAACTTTTGGAGATATGATAAGGGTTCCGGGAACAAAAACTTCTCTAATGAAAAGAAAAGCTGAGGGAGCTGATATTAAAATAGTTTATTCACCAATGGATGCATTGACTTTGGCAGAAAATAATCCGTTAAAAAAAGTAGTCTTTCTTTCTGTAGGTTTTGAAACAACAACACCTATTACAGCAATTACAATATTGGAGGCTAAAAAAAGAGGTGTTAAGAATATATTTTTTTTGACGTCAAATAAGATGGTTCCTCCAGTTATGAGGACACTTGTAGAAGATAAGGAACTTAACATAACTGGTTTTTTACTTCCTGGAAATGTTAGTGCTATTATTGGAAAAAAACCATATGAATTTTTGAGCAGTGAGTATAATGTATCTGGTGTTGTAACAGGCTTTGAGCCGTTGGATATACTTAAGGGCTTAAAGGTACTTATAGATATTATAAATAACAATGCTTCAGTAATAGTAAATGAATATAAGAGGGTAGTAAGAGATGAGGGTAACGTTACGGCATTAAGATATATAAAAGAAGTATTTGAAGTTACTGATAGCACATGGAGAGGAATAGGGAACATTGAAAAAAGTGGATATAAGATTAATACAGAATATGAGCAATTTGATGCTGTAAAACAGTTTAATATAAATTATAAAGAATGCGATAGCAGTTCTGAATGTAGATGTGGAGATATACTTAAAGGGAAAATAACTCCAATAGAATGTTCGCTATTTAAAAAAGCATGCACACCTGATCATCCTGTAGGTTCTTGTATGGTGTCTTATGAAGGTGTATGTGCAGCGTATTATAAATTCCTTAATACATGA